The sequence ATATTTCTTCCTCTAACATATTTCAACTTTCCAGTTAAAAAGGACAGCACTACATCGTGCTTCTATTGAAGGACACTCTGCAATTGTCCAAATGCTTCTGGAGAAAGGAGCTGATGTGCACTTCAAAGATAAAGTAAGGCATGCAGGAGCATCGCTTCAGTAAAGCTGGTGATGCAATTGGATCAGATATTCAAATTATTGGATCAAAACTGCTAATGAGATGGGGTCATCCCACTGTCTTTCAGCTGGACTCCATGGCCATACACTGGGCTTGCAGAGGGGGAAGCCTGACAGTTGTTGCAGCTCTGAAGAACCACGGGGTAGACCTAAATGTCAGGGATaaggtgactgtgtgtgaattTTGTTTATGTATTACCTGTTTAGCTGTCAGCACACCTCAATAggtcctggtgtgtgtgtgtgtgtgtgtgtgtgtgtgtgtgtgtgtgtgtgtgcaacccaTTCATAGCATATGTCTGTGTTTGACCTGCAGTTGTACAGCACTCCTCTGCATGTGGCCACAAGGACAGGCCAGACTGACATTGTGGATTACCTTCTGTCCTCCGGTGTCAAAATCAATGCCAGGGACAGGGTAGGCAATAACTTAGCGGCGTGTTTCATATGTTTCATAAGCTCCATAATTCATGTCTGTCATTAATGCATCAACATTGTGTCTATAACCAGGAAGGGGACACCGCTCTGCATGATGCAGTGCGGCTCAACAGATATAAGATAGTGAAGCTGCTCGTAGTTGCGGGAGCAGACACAACAATCAAGAATCATGTGAGTTTACACCTGCTGTGGTCTGGTTTATCAAGATGGTGCCAAACCAGGCTTACTGACTCTATAGAGCTAGGAGCATACTAAGCGACTTGCCTTGTATTCAGTCTTCCTTTGCAAGTTTCCTGAGAGAAAAGTTCTAGGTGGTCCCcagaaaaatgtggaatatttcagtttcactattatttcactgaGTCCAATAAGAGGATGTGTAAGATGACTATTCagttcataggtttcacactcttcactgttaatctgccaatccaGAGTTATGGAACAGTTATGGAACAACTAAATCTTACCAAATGGGGATCCCTGAGACAATATCTTATCAAATTCGGGGCTGTGACCTGATACGTATCAATTTGAGGGTCCTGGATGCTAAAAAGAGAACCACTGGCTGTTTTAGTGCTTCCAGGACTCACTAAGGCCCATCAGACataatcaaacatgtttgattttgttcaaaCATGTCAGACATGTTTGACTTGATTGTCAGTTGTAGGGGCGGGTTCTCATGACAGAATAGTCACCAGAAAAAGTCAAAGGCTGATGAAATCGCAAGCGGAAACAGATGTACAAGCGGCTCCTCTTTGGTGTTTGAGAGGATGGTTGTAAGCGACTCTGACAAGACAGGAATGGAAACATGAAAGGAGCATGTATTTTGGTCTATGCATCAGGAGAAGCTGTGGAGAGAGCTCAAATGCCTCTTTGATATTTCAATGCTGTCCTAccacaaaagaggaaaagaaaaagagctggGCTGACATTGCAGTTGAGCTGTTGCCAaccattgtaaaaaaaaaataaataaataaataaaaaaaaaaataaaaaaataaaaaaatacaagaaacagGCAGAAGAAACTGTTTTAAGCTGAGTTGTGTAGAAATTGCAGTCCCCCAGATACCTTGTTGTCAAATGTGACACCCTCTAGGACAAAAAGCACAGTCTGAATCAGCAAACTGCAATTCCTAACTGTAATATACTCTCCATCTACATGTTGGAAAGAGTCGCCTATAATGTGTCCTTGGCTTAACAGGCATATTTACGTAGGCAGGTATAACTCTGCACTATATCACTATACATTCGATCCCGTGTTGCTAGGAAACTGACAGTACTGTCTGTTACAGGAAGGAGTGACAGCGGTGGAGCAGGTAAAACAGTGGCAGTTTGACACTGTGGAAACCCTGGAGAGATTGGAGCTGCTGAGGGAGGCGGGACTGGAGCCACCTGAGATCATTATGTGCGATGATTAATGCATTATAAAGCTGTCGAGCTATATTGTGGTACTTTGcaagagtcaaaaatgttgCAATTTTCCTCTCTATGATTCTGTGATACATTGCAAAGTGCCTAAAATGGTCTCAGGATTGTAGCATATAGTTCattacattgttgttttttttcttcataatttctTTGCAAGTCTGAGTACATCAGACTATATAAAAGAGCCTGAATCATCTTATAGGCATGAAGTGATGCATGCTCTCCAACAAAAATCTGCCTTTCTAGGGCATTGCTGTTAAAGCTGTGAGATTAGTCTGAACTCTGACACTGGAGAATGTCAGCCTGGATGCAACTGATTCAAGATGATCTGCTTAGcttaaaaaaggaggaaaaagcaTGACAAAATTCCCATGAATGAGGAAGCGCTGTTTAATTCCTAAAACCTTATGCCAAGCTCTAGCTTTTGATATTCCCTTCTAAAGAGCTTTATGATCTGAAGAACACCGTCATGGTTGGTGACTGCTTAAGATTATTTTTCTCCATATCTGGTTTATGGTGCCTCCTTCAGCTATATAATATTAATTGATATCACTGTACATAACTTGAATTTAAATATACATGAGGATATCATTGTGTTACAGAGGCTGCGGGCTAGGCCAGCACACACAGTAGCATTGTGTTTGAGACTTCAGCTGAGGATAGCAGAGATGGCTGGTATGCCCCCGCTAAAGTCAGGGATTCAGGGGGAGCTCAGTGGACATATTTTCCTTCTATCATCAGTGGCTCAAATGTTCCTAAGGGAGGTTGGTCATTCATTTTTGTACCATCAACAACCTTGCTTCCTTGCTCACAATGTGGTTGTTTATATATACAGTTATTAATTATTCATAATTCATACATAATGTAACTGCGAGCACACCATGCTCAGCAAATGTTTACTGCTGTTCTATTTATTTCTCATATTGCAACTGTACAAtactgtttttaaatgcatgcagtcatgttttcagttaGATTCTTGCCACACATACTTCCTGTTACCAGCAGGGTCATGGCAACAGTTGGAGACTAGGTGAAAAAAAGCATATACAGTAGCTTACAAGGTTAATCATGTCACGTGTCAACTGTTTGACTGCTTCCATTTAGTCAAGCGGACGTGAAACAGAGATATCACCGTCACTCAACTGCAACACTAAATTGTACTCCTCTCCCTGATTTGTTGGATTGCTATTCATTTCTGTTGCTTCCAGTTCAATCAGAACTAAAGAAGTGAACCCTGCACAGTGCACGCTGTGATGTTGCTCTGCACCGAGGTGGAGTGCAGAATgtgaaggggggagggggaaagCAGGAGGTTGCAGCCAAACCAGAGGAACTTGTTAATCTACAAACGATGATAACCCTTCCCGCAATTTCAAAATGTCTTGCATTTTAGCCTCTGTCTTGGCACAGTGGAAATAGCGTACAATCATCTAAATATTATGtacttgttgttttattatttactctGCTGTGTCCAAGTGCAATGCTGTGGCACTCATTGGCAAAAACATGTTCCTTTTTTCAGACAAGGTTTTATTAAACACATCAACCTTTTACCACTGTGTGACATATAATAAGACCTATTCCAAGAGAATGAGTAGATACTGTGCAGTAGTCTTCTCTAAGAGCACTCAAAGCAACATTATATTGTTACGGCAAAAAGGTAACCATGGTAATGATATTTTCAAGGCAGGTGAAAGTCTGGACAGGCACGCTTTTACAGCACCATTTGTTTCCTGTTGGAAATAGATGTGAGATTGTATTTTCCATTTCGTTCACACAGGAGTGTGTAGGCAAAGAGGGACTGAGCAGGTGCTGTCAATGACATAGAGGAAAAAGACTAATCTTAGCACATTTCTTGAAATACAGGAAATCACACACTTTGCACATACTTCACAGCAAACATACAATGACAATATCATCATGTGCTTGTGAATAGTGGTAGACGGAAGCATGCACTGGTTTTCTCGCGGTGCTAAATATTCTGTTCAGTTTTCCTGATTGTACATGGCAGCAGACTACAGTATTAAAGGAGCGGGGGCTGAAAAGCAAGCAGCGATACTAACAGCAATGAATACCAGTGACAGCAAGAATCCAGGGTcagactgaaaactgaaattcatatatttttccattttgctttaGGAATATGTAATGCAATCTGCAATTCCCTGTTTAATCTCGTggccttgtgttttttctgcaccAAAAAAGCCctggggatttttttcccctcattgatttgtcttttctgtTCAGCTATAACTAATAACTGTTATTCCAGATAATTGACAGAATAAAACCACCCAGGAATCCCTTACTGATATCATTTAATTGTCTTTGGTTGAGGCTCTACAGAGGCAACCATAGACAAGCCTTGTCCACTTATAAGTATTTTGTAAGGCCTATTAGCTGTTCAAGTATACTGAATTCATTTGGTATCACAGAATAGCTGTGATTGGCTAAAAAGGTTTGTAAATTCTAAACATCTCAAAACACCTAACTACACTGTCATAAATACCTCTTTACACCATTATGTGTTCCCTATGACCACTAGTAACAGTAGAAGAGTATGTTTGGTGTAGATAggtgaaaaaaaacacaaacattactGTTGGATAAATATACacttcacagaaaaacaaataatttggGATTAAATACTCTTACAGATCTCACTTATCCATTCTTTCGTTTGTCTGCCTCAGGTAAGGTCTATGTGGCTAAAacattgcagtttttcatgATTATCGCCAATATTTAGCAAATCTGAATGTGTCCATTAAGCCATTTCCTTTAGCTTGTATAACAAAGTCAGACATAAGATGATTATCCAGCGGCGTTGAATTTCCTCTCGGATGATTTCCACCGGAAGAGCTCTATTACAGTGAGGAGAGCTGGAGTTGTGAGTGATGGGAGCTGTAACTCATCATCAGCTCAGCATGTGTTTCTTTATGTGAAGGCAATCTTCAAATAGACCACTGTGCCTCAGCTTCATTAGGATGACAGAcgtccttcctcccttcctgccACCCCGCCTCAGGGCAAACGATGAAGAGGAGAAGGGCAGGAGAGGGCCACGAGCTTCTATTGATTTTGAGATGGACCGTGTTCCCTCAACAAACCTTTAAGGCAAATGTGAAAATTGATCCTCtaagagcaaaaacacaaataaaatgcattcattGGATAATAAGGTTTGCTGCAGCACTGTGACTTGAAATGAGATATTAAGTATCACTTTGCTGTGACAGAgtatgtcttcttttttttttaaagtgagttCATCTACTAAGTGACTAATGATGTCCAACATACAGACTTAGAACACCACATTTCCTCAGCTAATGCAGGAGAGAACATGTCTAGCAACAATGTGCAATAACATCATAAAAAGAGATGTCCCATGTCAGTAAAATGAGAAGCAGCTAATTATGCTAGAGCAGAACACTAAGACACTGTGTACAAGCACAAGATGCAGAAGgagagacaaacagcagcatttttttttttttttttcctgcttaaCTTCTGCAGTTCAACAGTGTGCTTCATGGCATTGTGCATTTGCCAAAAGTCAGAAACAGAACTGAAATCATTGTTTCATCAAATTGCATGTGTGGTGCATTCCAAGTCAGTGAGAAGGCCGGGCAAGGAACGATGCGGAGAAAGACTAAAGAAAGTGAccaagaggaaagagagagacagggatacagagaggagatggagagggctGTTTGAGTACACATCCCTGAGGCCCTGCTGGAAGGTGCTGGAACCCTGACCACATCTCCTCCTGGGTCACTATTGTCATAGTGCCAGACTGCGAGCGTTGGTGGCTGAAGCCTGCGCCCGCTGCACCACTCCTGGACACTTCTCCCTTTTCTGCAGCTTGTGGTTTTCGAACAATCCCTCATTTCGTGGGACACCATGAGCCCCGTCTGGAAAAGTCAATAGCCCTGAAGGCACAGAGACAagcacagaaagacaaaatagACAAATCAACACGGTAAAATTCATGAAACACAAGCTGTTCCCATGGTTTGACAAGCTTACCATATCCCTCGACACGTCCACCTTTGAATTCTCCTTCAAACTTCATGCCATCATATCGATTGAAGACTCCAGTCCCTTGGAACTTGCCCTGTGCAAATTCCCCTTCGTAccttatgtgaaaaaaaaataaaacaaaacaaaacacaaacagtagcgTTAACAGAGGTGTGGTGCAAGTTTACAACATAATTGAGAACAaattctcgctctctctcacacacagacagacacaccttGATCCATCTGTAAACAGTAGTACACCTGAACCATGGAAGAGTCCGTTTTCGAACTGGCCTGTATAGCAGGTTCCATCTTGGAACTTGAGCTGGCCAACACCGTGCCTCCGACCTGAGAAAGACCAACATCAACAAAATGTTAAGGCCGACACTTCCAACAGAGGCATGAACACACCAGTGCCCTCAAGCCAAATAGCCATTCTGTCAGTCCTAAAGATCTTCCTTCCATTTGCCTGTGGACAAGCCTTTTCTTGAGTGCATGGGTGTTATCATGCTTCATCTAACCATTCAGCCTTTTGGTCTCTCGTTATGGCACATAAGACACCATCAACTGATCACATCATCTATCAGAGTGGGGGGCATGCCATTTCAACTTGTAACGCAACTCAGGGtttcaaattcacttgataCTGTAGAGGCACTACATGTCACATGAGTCAGAACGTGCTGGGATTTAAGTATTCTTCCCCCCCTCTGTCAGCTAAAGGTTTACTACTGAATTAGGAGCCCCATCTGCCTCCTGTGCAGTGGGGAATTATGGCCCTCTAATCCAGCAGATTTTTTAGCAGGGATTTCTACTTTAGGATCTAGACTGTGAAAACATGCGAGGAATGTACGTATGTTCGTCTCCTTGCTGCTACTGATCCATGGGCTGAAGTCTAACCATGTCAGAATGCATATGCCTTGCACCCTTTTTGGCAACCATTAAAAATGGCTTACAGCATCAGTAGCTACACTAGAACATGTTGGAAAATGCAATCGCAATCGTATCAAGCAAACTTTATTTCTTAAATAATTACTTTTCAATTGACTTCAAGACCCAGTGCCCAAAGGTATCAAAACATTGTTTTGCACAGGTTACTTAAGATTAGCTAGTTCAAATTAACATTTGTAATGACCTATCGGCAGCTAAAAATCATCGCAGATCAAGAACTTCtcatatacaaaataaaaaccaccGGATGTTGCAGCTCCttctgtgttgatttttttgctttctcAACAGCACTTGACAGAGCAGTCCTCTAAGATTTCCTAAAAGAGTCCAAAGTCTAATCCTGAAGATTTGACAAAGCCAGAGCTGGTAAATCTTGCCGTGCACGTCATGGGTTGCCAATACAAGCTAATTAGGATTTGGCTTAATATCTGGAGCTTGTATGTTAGCTGcagctctatgtgtgtgtttgtgtgcattatATGCGTCCCTGTAATCTTTCCCACAGGTGCAAACTTTGCCAAGGTATTTCCCTTTCATGggataatttcacttttttagtGAGCATACCTACATGTAAACTCATCAACAGTAATCCACTGACACATTCACAGTAATCCAATGACAGCTGATGCCTCAGGGATTTGTAGTTACAACTGCTCAGACTTTTGCTGATGTCTCTGTAATGGCAAGTCACTGTAAAGTGCTTGAAAACAAATAACTATGCATGCATAAAAATAAGATACTTGAGGGTCACATTAACTATAAAAACGACTATAATATTAAGCTatcttttcaaaatgcacatatctgtatatataaatgtacAAATGCATACATGAGGTCATCAGAGATCTTAGACACTGATGAGACTGATGAACTTGTATCAGGTGaagtgtgcaaaaaaataacaattgtgacacaaaagtaaaacattGTGTTATGAAATCTACAGTTCGTTTGCACTAATTTTCCCAGGTATATATACTATTTTCATATGGGTTGGATTGGGTTGCACTCGTTATGTCTGTTACGTCCAAGATGACCTGAACTGACAACTCTCattaaaaatccaaacaatatgtaaaaacagaatgttttttttttttttttccagatctgTCATAAAGACACATATTAAGACTAGCTATGTCACAATACTAAAATGTTGGTAGTTGATACCTATACCATTGCATTGCCACCATTATTGATGCCTGATTCATTAGGCTACATTACAATAAGAACCCTGACGCAGACTGAGATATCCAGTTGCATCAATACTAAAAACACTAGTGTTGGTATCATTTTCCAAGACTTTGGTATTGACTTACTTAAGTATGGATTCATGTATCATCCCCAGTAAAGATTAAATGTATAATGCTTCTAGTGAAAGCCCGTCTAATCTCAGTATCTGAACAGGAGCATGAGGCTGACAGACCAACTTCATTTAAAAGAGAGAAGAGTCTTACCTTCTTTCCACTCGCCATGGTATTCTTCCCCACTGGCATACGTGAAAGATCCTCTGGTCAGAGTCATGTCGCCCCTGCTTTTGAGACACATGCAcccgcatgcacacacacacacacacacacacacacacacacacacacacacacacacacacacacacacacacatttttattgcaaTGATGTTGAGGTAATCAATCAGAGTGGTACAATTTGTGTTCATGATGCCGTTGTGCCCGGGAAGGTAGGGGTGTGAGGAAGGAAGGGTTGTTTTTTCAACCAGATAAAGGACTAGGCCTACACCTTTACTCCTGAAGTGTCCTGGAGCATCACACTGAATCTCTGCTTCAGAGTTTTGTTCTGCAGATGTCAGGAGGGGCAAGTGAGAAGAAAATTTCCCCACATGGACTCATCAAATATCATCATCTTATTATCAGTAGAGTGattattaatatttcatgtgCATATAtctgagaaaaaatgaaatgggtaCTGTAATTCTCACAGTGCTGAAAAGGTCAGTCTACATGAAGCAGCAAGACAAAGTGTAAGACTTTAACTTATTGACCTTTTGTTCGTGAGTACATGCATAGCATAACTACACACTCAGTAACTACTTAGTAGTAAACAAGCTAACTGACACACTGATACCcaaagcaacaacagcagttacATTTGTACCATGTGGCTCAGTCAGGACCAAATGACCTTTGTGTAAATTGCATTTCAAGATTTCTTAAGAGTACCATCCTCAAAAAGCCTATTTCCTGGACATCCAAAAATGACTGCCTATGCATTTTCAGCATAAACAGTGCTGGGAGCCAGCATAGAGTGATGCTGGGATGCCAGAATTTTGTGCTGAGCTCTCTGGAGGTGTCTAATTCAGTGAAACATCTGTGATGGGACCTGCCCCTCTGATAACAGGACTCTGTCTCACTCAGCCCCTTCCCTCTAACAGCACAACAATGTTTCTATGTTGATATTAGCccaacttttgttttgttacataGTAACAGGACCACAGATcttgaataaattaattcagATTGCATTCAAGATCTCTGATTACATTTATTAACTGTCAGCTTTTAATTGTATCGTAGCCTCTGGAGATTGTGATTCAGGGTGCATTCCCTCTTTGAAAGCGCAAAGTAAGCCCCTGCACTTAGGAATGAATACTCTGTAATTAGAAATACTGCTCgaccacaaacacaacagcaaaaaagcAGATTTCAAGCATTTCAAAACGATGTTCAATAGCTATCCATGCTTTCCAGTGTTGTAGCAGTGTCTGTATGCTGGACAATGCCAGTGAGCTGTAATTCTATCCATGCGGTCGCCCAAGAATGAATTATTGATCACCCCACGCCAAGACTTAAACAGTCATCGTCTACTCCATTGTAAATATCCAACTTGTGAACAGGCCTAGCTGTCATGTCACGATCAGTGCAAAACCTTTACGGGTAGCTGCCACATCCTTCTCGTGACTGTTTAAGCGATTGTAGCTTGAAGATTAAAGCACAACTCTAAAGAACAAAAGCGACAACACCGTGTATGACTATCATTTACCTGTACCCTGCGTTTGCCGTCTCTGAAGCATGGAAACCACCTTAAACGTGCAGAGGGcgtgaaaatattaaaacaccGGCTGGGCTGAGAAACGTATGCTGCTTTCGAGTACTCCTCGTAAATTTCACCATTCAAGTTGcattttaagtgtaaatgaaaaataaattgacTGTTTGATACGGCATATAATGGAAAATGGCTAAaagttgctgttttatttttttttttagaaatcaaGAGGCAAAAATATACCTTGTGCTGTAGCCACAAGGTGAAAATGAGACAATTATGGGAGGGAACTTctatttaattaatatttagAACAGAACTGCAGTTTGAGATTAAAAGAGTGATGACAGGCATTCAACAATTATCATCTGTTACACAGAGAGCAAACGTAGGCTACGGCAGCTTTCCCATCCACCGTGAGTGCTCCTCGCACGAGAAACGTCTCATTCATGCCCGCTCAGCTGTTTCCTACAGTTTTCAACAACATTTGAAGGCGACATCACAACAGCATCACAGCACCCTGACTGTCGCGCCGTTTCATTGCAGGGCTGTTGTTGCCGCTCATTGAAAACGTCCTGTGATTGGCCAATAGTGCTCAAGCACCGACACAGTGGCAGACATATTTATTGAGGGCATTAACGGGCTTTTCTGAATGGCTTTCACAATTAGACTATATTGGAAAAGACACTGGCCCATCATCAGACTTAGCAGGACTTGTCAGTCAACTTGACTTTCATTCGAGGGATGCAATTAAAAACAGGCTGGAACATATGAAGAACAAGTGCCAGCGTTTAATTAGCCTACTCggagcaaaaacaaatgtttgctgGCCAATGCCTGCAAAGACAAACAGCTCAGAATGACTGTATG is a genomic window of Myripristis murdjan chromosome 15, fMyrMur1.1, whole genome shotgun sequence containing:
- the ankrd2 gene encoding ankyrin repeat domain-containing protein 2, producing MEEVAQWAANVVDKRGEMEKKVEAEEIERRISSDLTREILDLGGLDNITEMCKRKTKKTKRKSSSQVYVELPVVGPVDPEDFMDAAIKGKLKVVEKYLADGGNPNFHDELKRTALHRASIEGHSAIVQMLLEKGADVHFKDKLDSMAIHWACRGGSLTVVAALKNHGVDLNVRDKLYSTPLHVATRTGQTDIVDYLLSSGVKINARDREGDTALHDAVRLNRYKIVKLLVVAGADTTIKNHEGVTAVEQVKQWQFDTVETLERLELLREAGLEPPEIIMCDD
- the morn4 gene encoding MORN repeat-containing protein 4; translated protein: MTLTRGSFTYASGEEYHGEWKEGRRHGVGQLKFQDGTCYTGQFENGLFHGSGVLLFTDGSRYEGEFAQGKFQGTGVFNRYDGMKFEGEFKGGRVEGYGLLTFPDGAHGVPRNEGLFENHKLQKREKCPGVVQRAQASATNARSLAL